The Bacteroidota bacterium genomic sequence TCTTCTAACATGACAGCCGACACCACACTTCGCATTGCCAATGAAATTGAAAATGTAATTGCAATGAAAGAAGCATCGGGGAACCTGGATCAATGTATGCGTATCATTAAAAATAAACCGAAGGATTTTTTACTGATCTCAGGCGATGATGCTATAACGCTTCCTATCATAGCCTGTGGCGGCGATGGCGTTATTTCGGTATTGGGTAACGCGTACCCGGCCGGTTTTTCGGAAATGGTTCGTCAGGCCCTGAATGGTAATTACAAAAAAGCGCGGGAACTACACTACAAGCACACTGATATCATTGAACAGATGTTTGCCGATGGTAACCCGGGCGGGGTTAAAGAATTTTTATCTGAGCTGGGCCTTTGTGAAGCTAATTTACGTCTGCCGCTTGTACGTGTAAATAAACAAGTGCAGGAGAAGATAAGATCACTGGCTAAGGCGTATAAATAACTATTCTAAGTGTAATTCTGCCTTCAGGACCCCGGAATAAGGTTGATGTCTGTTTGTCATGTATAATATAAAGCCTTATTTTCTTAATTATAATTTCCATACCATGACACTCAGAAAACAACTTTCACTTATCCTGGTGCTTTTTATCAGCATTATCAACGCACAGGATTTTTCTATCAAACAATTTAAACACATCGAAGGCTTTACCGACTATGTGCATAAGGGTACATTTTCCCCTTACGGAAATTATTTCGCCGTTACAACAGGCGATAATATGGTGGTATTATACAACAGCCTGTTTGAGAAGGTGTGGAGTTTTCAGGGTGAGCCTTCCAGTAAATCAGGTGCCGTAGCATTTTCACCCGATGAGAAATACATGGCTATTTCAGAACTGCGCACTCCAAGTGATGTAGTTATTCTGCGCCTGAGCGATCTGAAATTAATGCAGGAGTTCTCAAATGTGCATACTAATTATATCAATACACTCACGTTCAATAACTATGGCACCAGCCTTGTTTCCTGCAGCAGCGATTCAACAATGGTGCTTTGGCTGCTTAAAAATGGTTTGTTCGAACAGGTGCAAAAGATAAAGGCGCATAAAGGCAGTGTAACAAATATTGCGTTTACTCCTGATGGAAAGTATCTTGTTTCAACAGGCAGGGATAAATGTATGAGAGTATGGGAACAAAAAAATAATAAGCTGGTTGAAGTGTCCGATCTCAAAAGTGAAAATGAAACCACCTGTATAACATTCGAGCCCGGAAA encodes the following:
- a CDS encoding 4-hydroxy-tetrahydrodipicolinate synthase produces the protein MNAGIFRGTGVAIVTPFTKSGQVDFKALSRVVEHIIKGKVEYIVALGTTGESVTLSKEEKIDIVNCIVDTAKKRVPIVLGNGGCNTTEVVKTFGHFDMKQIAAVLSVSPYYNKPSQEGIFQHYKVIAKESPKPVILYNVPARTSSNMTADTTLRIANEIENVIAMKEASGNLDQCMRIIKNKPKDFLLISGDDAITLPIIACGGDGVISVLGNAYPAGFSEMVRQALNGNYKKARELHYKHTDIIEQMFADGNPGGVKEFLSELGLCEANLRLPLVRVNKQVQEKIRSLAKAYK